A DNA window from Pithys albifrons albifrons isolate INPA30051 chromosome 7, PitAlb_v1, whole genome shotgun sequence contains the following coding sequences:
- the LOC139674278 gene encoding olfactory receptor 10AG1-like has product MSQRRGLENHTVGSGFVLLAFCDHSSLQGLCFTVLLVIYLVVLAGNSLIALITLLDCSLHSPMYFFLRNLSFLEICYTSVTLPKMLVGVLRADGRISFLGCAAQLYFLVLLGSTECLLLAAMAYDRYVAICHPLHYPLAMSRGLCTRLVLGSWGAVTPVQVGQTYQLFTLPFCASHDLRHFFCDVPPLLDLACADTFWNQVVLHTIILGFAVLPLCLIVLSYIQIIRAILKIPSVLGRHKAFSTCSSHLMVLTLFYGSATVIYLKGHSRDSGDPDKYFALFYTIVTPMFNPLIYSLRNKEVRIALKKLLWTK; this is encoded by the coding sequence atgtcCCAAAGGAGAGGCTTGGAGAACCACACCGTTGGATCTGGATTTGTTCTTCTGGCATTTTGTGACCACTCCAGCCTGCAGGGCCTGTGCTTCACTGTGCTCCTGGTCATCTacctggtggtgctggcagggaACAGCCTGATTGCCCTCATCACATTGCTGGACTgcagcctgcacagccccatgTACTTCTTCCTGAGGAACTTGTCCTTCCTGGAGATCTGCTACACCTCAGTCACTCTTCCAAAAATGCTGGTGGGTGTCCTGAGGGCAGATGGCAGGATCTCCttccttggctgtgctgcccagctgtaTTTCCTGGTCCTGTTGGGCAGCACCGAGTGCCTTCTCCTGGCTGCCATGGCCTACGACCGCTACGTGGCCATCTGCCACCCCCTGCACTACCCCCTGGCCATGAGCAGGGGGCTCTGCaccaggctggtgctgggctcctggggggctgtcaCACCAGTACAGGTAGGGCAGACCTACCAGCTGTTCACTTTGCCCTTCTGTGCCTCCCACGACCTTCGTCACTTCTTCTGTGACGTCCCTCCACTGCTGGACCTGGCCTGTGCAGACACATTCTGGAACCAAGTGGTGCTGCACACCATCATCCTGGGTTTTGCAGTTCTTCCCCTCTGCCTAATAGTTCTGTCTTATATCCAAATTATCAGGGCAATTCTGAAAATCCCCTCAGTTCTGGGcaggcacaaagccttttccacctGCTCCTCACACCTCATGGTGCTGACACTCTTCTATGGCTCAGCCACAGTCATCTACTTAAAGGGACACTCCAGGGATTCCGGAGATCCTGACAAATACTTTGCCTTGTTTTACACAATTGTGACTCCCATGTTTAACCctctcatctacagcctgaggaataAGGAAGTGAGAATTGCCCTGAAGAAACTCCTGTGGACAAAGTGA